Proteins encoded by one window of Halobacteriovorax sp. GB3:
- a CDS encoding DUF3050 domain-containing protein has protein sequence MKIEQLESKLSQCHTEVSNHAMYKEVRTMDELHIFMESHVFAVWDFMSLLKSLQRTITCVEVPWRPSQYPKDVVRMINEIVLGEESDLDQNGNPMDHFTMYLKAMGEVQVSTKPITQFLDDLDFQILRPAVREFVRFNIELAQKGKPHEVAAAFLYGREKLIPDMFTNILKEFNESSLKYPCLTYYLERHIELDGGEHSILAKKCLESLCENDSSKWMEAYRAGIESLDLRMRMWDEVLMLIQSKRLGATQ, from the coding sequence ATGAAAATTGAACAACTCGAATCCAAATTATCACAGTGCCACACTGAAGTTTCTAACCATGCTATGTACAAAGAAGTGCGTACAATGGATGAACTTCATATTTTTATGGAAAGTCACGTTTTTGCTGTCTGGGACTTCATGTCTCTTCTAAAGTCTTTGCAAAGAACGATTACCTGTGTTGAAGTTCCTTGGCGTCCATCTCAATATCCTAAAGATGTTGTGAGAATGATTAATGAAATTGTTTTAGGGGAAGAGAGTGATTTAGATCAGAATGGAAATCCTATGGATCATTTCACAATGTATCTCAAGGCCATGGGCGAAGTGCAAGTTTCGACTAAGCCTATAACACAATTTCTTGATGATCTCGATTTTCAAATTCTTAGACCGGCCGTGCGCGAATTTGTTCGCTTTAATATCGAGCTCGCTCAAAAGGGGAAGCCTCATGAAGTTGCGGCAGCTTTTCTGTACGGGCGAGAGAAGTTGATTCCGGATATGTTCACGAATATTTTAAAAGAATTTAATGAAAGCTCTCTCAAGTATCCTTGTCTTACATACTATCTTGAAAGACATATCGAGCTTGATGGCGGAGAACATTCAATTTTAGCTAAAAAGTGTCTTGAGTCGCTTTGTGAAAATGATTCTTCAAAGTGGATGGAGGCCTATAGGGCAGGAATTGAATCTTTAGATCTTAGAATGCGTATGTGGGATGAAGTTTTAATGCTTATTCAATCAAAGCGTCTAGGAGCAACTCAATAG